From Magnetococcales bacterium:
TTTTTCCCGCCTGTGATCCTCTTGTATTCATCGAACGTCAGCAGCACATGCGTAGACCTGCCGCGATTCGTAATGAACACCGGCCCAGCCTCTGCCACTTTTTTGGCCTTGCTGACATCCTGGTTGAACATGCGACTTGATAAAGTTGTGACGCTCATGGCAGTACCTCGCATTGATGGGACAATGTAGGTACGTTACCACAA
This genomic window contains:
- a CDS encoding type II toxin-antitoxin system Phd/YefM family antitoxin: MSVTTLSSRMFNQDVSKAKKVAEAGPVFITNRGRSTHVLLTFDEYKRITGGKKNIADLLAMPGIADVELEIPRFGDLAQPADFS